The Maridesulfovibrio salexigens DSM 2638 region CATTTTACCTTGAATTGTTTTCTCAATTATTTGAAATCTATTCTTATCTATTAATTTAGAAACAGAGAAATCTTTAAAGTATTGAGGATTGCGTTTAATTTTTTTAAAATAGGGTAGATTGAATTTTATTCTTTGCCAGTTTGAGTAGAAGGCTTTACTTTCTGCTGTAGCATTTGCATTTCCTATCTGATTCGTAAGTTGCGGATAAAATGGTTTCCATAGCTCTCCGTCATAGAATTCAACCCAGCCCAATTCGTCAAGAAAGCGTGCCGGAATACCTGCGCTACGTAATATCGCGGTATTTAATATGCATATCTCAGTAATCGAAGATGTTTTGAGGGTATCTAATACTTGGACAGGTGAGAGTGTGTCTCCCAGTACACCTTTGTTTACTGATGATATTTCAGTATTAAGTTTATCTAATCTTTTTAGCAGTTTTTCCATTCCACCGACTTTGGTAAGATTGAATTTATGATGCAGGCGTTTTCGCCAATTGCTTTGCTGTTCGTATATGATCCGCGGGTTAAGGACGTATTGCTCGAAAATATTATCAGGATATTTCAATCCCGTTGATTCTGCTTCTTTTCTAGATCTGTCAGAAAATTCCGCATTTTCTATTAATTCAGTTGCCTTCACTGTCAACAGGTCTGCCACGGGCAGGATGGATATTGATTTGAGCAGTGAATCCCTGTTTGAGGGAGGGCAGGTGGCTATTGCGCGCAGTATTTGCGGGGTGTTCAGTCCTGATTTTGCAATATCAGAAGCACTGTCAGGCAAGGCTGTTTCCGCACTGGTTTTCATCCCTGTCAGTCTTTGCAGCCGTCTGTTTTTTATGGAATCAAATTCCACCTTTTTGGCGCCTTCTGAGTTTTTGGGCGGGGTAGGTATTTTTAAAGTGTCTTGGTAGGCAAATTTAAAACTGATAGTGCCTTCCGGTTTGTTGTCCGGCTGCATTCTTAGTATTATCGGGGTTCGTCCAGTTTGCTTTCCGGGAATCCATATTGATCCTGAATATGCGGAATTATCTCCGTTTGCAGCTGATAAAAGTACGGAACCCGGCCCTAACGTGATTTTTACCTTTCCCTCTGCATCAGTTGTCTTAGCGGCTACAGGACGGAAGGACGCATAATTCAGCACTGAAAAAAATACTCTCGTTCCGGGCAATGGTTTGCCTTTGGAGTCAACTACCAACACTTCGGTTCTGCTTGCCGGGGCATAGCGTGCAGTGGTGTTGATCAGTGTACAGCCGAAAGAACGTCCCAGAATTGGGAAGTCTGCTGAAGTTGTATTTCCGTATGCATATGAAACCACCAGTGGTGCCATGCGTACTGAACCGCTGAACCATGCATGATCAAGTCCATAGTCTGGATTGGCTGATTCAATGTAATGCCATTTACCGTCTACCTGAACTTCGGTCCAAGTATGGTTGTCGTTTGAGTGCTGCCAGGCCGGAACCATTGCCTGTCTTGCGGGGATGCCCACGCTACGCAGTGCGCAGACTGCAAGGATTACAGCTTCTTCACATCTTCCCCAGCCCCGGTTGATAGTCATGAGCGGGTTTTGGTCCCAACGCTGGGTTGATTTGAAGCCTGTTTTGGAAAAACACCAGCGGTTTACTGCAAGCACGGCTTCTTCCATTGATTCACATTCAGCAACTAGCGGTAGAAGTTCATTAAAAAAAAGTTTTCGCCAACTGGTGGCTTTTTCCTGACTTACACGGTGCGGGAGCACATAGTGCAGGAAGTCGTTCCAGGAAATATTTTTTCCCCACTTGGTTGATTCGCGGGCAAGGAAGGCAAAGTCGAGGTTTTCAGCCAACTCTTTTGCAGAGAGGGCGGCCCGGTCTGATGGAGGGAGGTTAGCGATCAGAAATTGTGCGGCCTGACGTTTTTGGGGATTTTCGTCATATCTGGAAATGAAATTTTCTAATTCAGCGCGGTTGTTGCCTGAAGTGGCAAGTATCGTTTTTATCGATGCGGAGTATGGTGAAAATTGATCTTGATAATTTTTAGTTGAACAGGCGCATAGAGATGTGCAGAGGCAAATGGCAGCTAAAATATGTGATACGTATTTAAGTGAAATCATGAAGATTGGTCTAGCATATAGTCCGTCTTATGTAAAAAAGACCGGAACCATATAGGTCCCGGTCTTAGAGGTGCATAGAGGGTAATTGTTGTCGATCCGGTTAGCCGCAACCGCAGCCGCTGCAGCCTCCGCCGCAACCATTTTCTTCTTCGAATACGAGAGAAGAAGAGATCTCAATTCCCATGGGTGAAAGGTCAATTACCATGGGTTTGGCCTGCGCGAGAAGCTCTTCGTCAACTACAAAGTCGTATCCTTCAAGGTTGATGGTTTCATCACCTTCTTTTGCGGAATCAATTCCAAGTGCCAGACGGGTTCCGCTGCATGCGGAAGCAATGTATATACGAATCGGCTCTTTGTCTTTGTCTTCAAAGTGCTGATCGAGTACTTCTTTTGCTTTCTCTGTGATCTTAAGCATTATTTTCTCCTTTTGAGGTTTGTTTTTCTAACAGAATAGCCCTCATGCAAGGTAAGTCAACCTGAATAGAGCAAAAAAACGTTCACTATTTGTTTTGCTCGTGAATGCGCTTGTTTTGCATTTAAAAATCCTATTCACGGGTAGGATATTCGCTATCTGTTTTCCCGAAGGAAACGTCCGGGTGAAATACCTATTACCTTTTTGAAGTGGCGGGAAAAATGACTTTGGTCAGAAAAACCTGAATTAAGTGCCGCTTCGATCAATGTTTCTCCAGATTGAATCCGGGCTTTTGCTTCGTAAATGCGGCAAGAGGTGAGATGCTCCTGCGGAGATAATCCGAATTTTTTTACAAACAGTTTTTGCAGATGAAACTGGCTGAGGCATGCTGTTTCAGCCAGAACATTTAAAGTGATTTTGTCTTTGAAATTTGTATCAATAAATTCTTTCACCCTGATTAGAGCTTCCTGCTGAGGACCGGTTGCTTCCGGGATTATCCGCGTGGTGCTGAAGTGTTCCAGTGCATGGTATAAAAAATTGTTCAAAGCTGTTTGCTTCTCAAGGGATGTCCCAGTTGTCTTCAAGAGGGAGAACAGTTCATCAAAAGAGGTGCGGCCAAAACCTTTGTAAGCAATGGCAGGGTTAAAATGTGGCGCAGAACATGCCTTGCCGCTTATCTCTTCTGCAAGATTTTGCAGATAGGATGGATTGACGCATAGGGCGCGATATGAGTGGGGACCGAATCCATTTTTGCAAATTGATTCGCAACTGTGAGATGTGCCGGGGGGAAGTATGCACATCTCCCCGGCACAATATGAATATGTTTGAGAATTGATACTGACCTTGCGTTCTCCCTGATCTATCAGGATGAAAATATAGCTGGAATGAACATGGCGCGGAAAACGGTTTGCGATTTCACGTGCTTCAATAAGCACTGCTTCCGGCAGATTCTCCAGCTCATTAAAGGTCAGTTTTTCATTATGTTTTGTCATTTGTTCCGATTCATATCAAAGCCGGGAAAAACTTGGCAAGCAGAGTCAGCCCTTCCGGTCCGGCTTTTACGCTATGTTCCTTTCCTTGAGGGATAACAGCTGATTTGCCGGGATGGTAGGGTGTTGATTTGTCTGCAAGGCTGGCATCTCCGTTTCCACCGATGATTTCATGCAGTTCCCATTGGTTTTCATGGATATGTGTTTCAAGGGTGCAGCCGGGATCAATTCTTACAATGTGGCAGCTCAGCTGACCTGCGGTCTTATCTCCGGTGATAAGGTGTTTGAGGTAAACGCCTTCGAATGCAGGGTGTGGATTCCAATCAAGGTTTGAGCACTGAATAGAATCTGTTGTTGTTTCAATTGTGCCGTTTGCGGCGAGAATGGGAAATTCCTCTGATGTCATATTGTCCTCCTGTTTTTATTGGTGTGATCGTTTTATAGGCAGGATCAGGAGGAATCGTATTGTACGATCTTGTGAATGTGGTTTTTCAAATAAAAAAGCGGATAAGATTTATTACTTACCCGCTTTTAGCTGAACCAATATGGCAGCAAAATTTATTTAAACAATTTCTAGCTGAAAGGCCGGAGGGCTCATGAGCAGCTTTTTGATGGGACAAAGGTCCAGTGCTCGGAGCAGGGCCGCTTTGTACTTTTCAGGAAAACCATCAGGAATGCTTAGTTCGTAGGTGAACTTGGCAATCTGGTTTCCTTCTTCATTATACTGGTATCTGACTTTTAGTCCCAGACCTTCCATAGGCAGTGATCTCGCTTCACAAAACTTGCGGGCGTAGTGAGCCGCACAGGTTGCCAGTGAAGCCAGAAAAAGATGCGTAGGTTCCGGGGCAGACCCTTCGCCTCCTTCACTTACAGGCATATCAACATCGATACAGTAATCGTCGCTGACAGCTGAAAGCTTTTGGCCGGGGCCGAATTCAATTTTGATTTCATTATTCATCATGACTCCAATTCGCCATAAATGTTGATAAAAATCACAGTGCTGCGGTTGGGATGTAAAGTAGCCCTTTACGTAAGAAAAAAGCAATGCTTTTTGTGTAGGGAAACCGGGGAAATACGTCTTTTTTTCTATTTTTTCTCGGGGATATGTCCAGACTTGATCTTTTCATCATCATGCAGGGCGTCTTGCAGGATTTTTTCAAAGTCTGTTTCAGTGGACATGCGGAACCCGCACCCGGCAGGAAGTTCTCCGAATTGCATGAAAATTGTAGGGTTTGGGAAATTACGGCAAAGTTGAGGGCGGTTTTCGTAGTCGTTGCATGTACCGTTATCGGTCAGGCTGGTGCAGGAAAATTTGAGATAACCCTCTTCGGTTTTTCCGCATATTTCAAAACGAGATAAGAGCTCGTCTTCGTCGACGGCTTTTAAAAACTGCTTTTCATTTTTCAGCCATTTACCGCCTGCATGAAGGCATATTGAACGGCAGCAGTTCCCGCACATTTTGCACGAACCGCGAATAATCACCGTTTGCCGTTTTCTTTTTAAACGCCATTTTCGGAATTTATATTCCAGATATTCAAAAAGATTCATGAAAGGAAAATAGACCTCTATGTTGCTGAATGCAAGGTGCTTAGGGCAAATGCTTACCTGCAACCCGGAAATTTACATAGAGATTCAATATATAATTCCATAATCCGGTAATAAGTGAGATCAGGATTCGGGAAATGATGTATTGCCAGTGCAGAATATCGACCATCAGGAACATCCCTCCGGTTACGATAATCAGACCGGTCCCGGCTATCAACAGAAAACCGAGATAGCCCTGTTTGAATTCACGGGTTGTTCCTTTGAAAACAAGCCTGCGGCTGATTATGTAGTTCAACGAAACCGCTATTAGAAAAGCTAGTCCGGCAGAAAAAACAGGTGACCAGTTGAATCCGTCTGTGAACAGGTAGAGCAGGGCCAGATCAAATAGAAAGGTCCCTCCGCCTACGCAGGTATAGCGTAGAAAGCGTATAGTTCCTTTAATATCCCATACTGAAAATAGTTTGCCTGTTTTGTTTGGGCTGTTTGTCTGCTCTGCCATATCTGAGCAGGAAGCCAATGAGTGACTTAAAAGTCAAGGCTCGTCTGCAAAGGTGACTGATTTGTAATATTGTAGTCACAAAAGAAAGGCCCCGCTGAATGAGGGGGTGAAATCCTCGTCAGCGGGGCTTGCGGCGTTCGGGTCAGGTTGCGCCAAACCTCCCTTGTGCCGTCTGGAAGAAAGGGTGTTTGTCCGGTGATGAACAAAGAGTGAAAGTAAAATTTTCTGAGCAGTAATCCTTAATCCTTTTCCTGCTTCGTTGATCTGTTTATATGGAACGGCTTTCCATATGTCTAATATATAATTTATGTCTGTTTGATACTTTAGAAGTATTGATTGACCGTGGTACGGGCTTTGCTGTGGATAATTATTTTTGAAAGTTAATTTCAGAATTAAATTTGCTTAAAAATAAGATTAAACCTGAAGTGTTCAGTTTATCGTTTTGATATTTATTTTTCTGATCTTATGGGTTTTATAAAGTTTGATTTTATATTAATTGGTGGAATCATGGAGAATAGCCTGAAAATACTGCTTGTGGATGATAATGCCGTAAATCTGACTCTTCTTGAGCGACTGCTCAAAGACGAAGGGGCTGAATTACACAAGGCTATGGAAGGGGAGGAGGCCATCGGACTTTGTCGGGAGCATGATTTTGCATTGATTTTGCTTGATGTACAGATGCCCGGAATGGATGGCTATGAAACTGCGCGCAAGATTAAAGAGATTGAGTCTTGTTGTCTTGTTCCGATAATCTTTTTGACAGCTATTTATAAAGACCCGGCATATGCCCGTATGGGCTATGAGGCAGGTGCTGTTGATTTTCTTACGCAGCCAATTGATCCGCCGACTTTAAGGGGAAAAGTCGGGGTTTTTCTGGAGCTGAAAAGACAAAAAGATCGACTGGAGCGGGAAATCGCGCAGCGTATTAAAACTGAAAAAGCTTTGCGGGCTGCCGAGGAAAAGTATCGCAATATATTTGAGCGTGCTGTGGAAGGTATCTTCAGGTCTACCCTTGATGGTAATTTTGAAGAAATCAATCCGGCTTTGGCTCGTATTTTGGGTTACGATACCCCGGAAGAAGCTGTGAAAAAGGCTCATACGGATATTCTTTACAAAAATCCGGCTGACAGGAAAGTCTTTCTGAAAAAGCTAATGCAGGAAAAGTCGCTAAATGATTATGAGCTTCGTTTCCGGCGTAAGGACGGTTCTGTAATATGGGTCTCGGAAAGTTGCCGACTGTTTGAAGAGGGTGGTGAATTCTACATTGAAGGTGTTGTGGAAGATATTACTCACCGCAAAATGTGTGAGCTTGAGCTTCAGGAAAAGGCCACCCTTGATGCACTTACCGGGATACCCAACCGGTACCTTTTCTTTGATAGGCTGGAAAAATCAGTTGCCAATGCAGGGCGGTATGGTGAAAAACTGGCTCTTTTATTCATTGATTTGAATGATTTTAAGCGTGTTAATGACCAGTATGGTCACCATGCCGGGGATATGGTCCTAGCCAAAGTTGCCGCAAGACTGAAATCGCGATTGCGTTCAGCGGACACTTTTGCGCGGCTTGGCGGGGATGAGTTCTGTGTTTTGCTTGAACGTCCTTCTGATAGGGAAAGTATTGCGCGTGTAGCGGATGATTTCATCAACTGCCTTACTGAACCTTTTGAGTTTGATGATGTTCAATGTTCTATCGGTGCCTCCATCGGTATAAGTATATATCCCGAAAATGGGGTTGAGCCCGAGGGATTGGTCAAAAAGGCAGATCAGGCCATGTACAGAGTAAAAGAACAGAAGGATCGAAAATACTGTTTTTACAGCTGAGGAATTAATCTGCCGAATTTAAAACTGTAGCTTTTTCTACACATATAGATTTTTACAGCTAGGTGTTTCTGCTCGTGTTGAGCGGAAACACCTTCTTTTTTGTCGGGCGGTTATGTTTAATTTTTAATCGATGATTTGTTCTGTGTCATTTTGATACTATATCTTGGCTGTTTATGACTTGTGAAAAATATTTATTTCTCTCGTTCCTTATGTTTTGTGCTTTAAAGTATCGTGCTGGTTGGTGTGTCGAAATATTTTGGTAAAACAGTATTGAATCTATTGTTGGTTGTGCTATTACTAAGCGGAAATTTTGTTTTGCATCGTTATTTATCTTTCAACTCTCTGGAATTAAAGTTGATTATTTTGTGATTAATTTAACTATCTAGCGTTTTACAGTCGTCTTAACCTGTAAAACGCGCAGCCATCCTTGACACAGGAATGGTCGGGTGAGATAGATTTAATTAAAATTTAACTTCAGAATTTTTTTAGACTTTTTCCAACGTTCTCTTTGCAATTTAACAAAAAAACAATTAGTGTTCGCTTCGTGTTACTAATTTTAAAAACGTAAGAGAGGTGCGAGAATGGTTTTTACCTGGCTTCAGTTCGCCATCTTCATGTTTTTGATCGGTGGGCTTCTTTTTGCCGGTGGTCCGCTTATCTTGTCTGCTCTGGTGCATCCACGAGCAAAAGGCGGGGACATGGGCATGTCTTATGAGTGCGGGATGAAACCCCACGGCAGGGCATGGAATCAGTTCGGTATTAGTTATTATGTTTACGCCTTGTTGTTTTTAGCCTTTGACGTAGACGTTCTCTATCTCTTCCCGGTTTCAGTCTGGTATCCTCATACCGATGGAATGTTTTATTTTATTGAAGTTGCCGGATTCCTGTCTGTTCTTGCTATTGCGATTATTTATTTCTGGAAGAAAGGAGTGTTCACATGGCCGAGAAAAATCTCCTGACCCCCGGCGGGCATGTTGTTGAGGATGGACTTGTCCGCCTTGAACTTGCTGAAGACGCCATGAACATCTGCCGATCCATGTCACTGTGGCCCATGACTTTCGGGCTGGCCTGTTGCGCTATTGAGATGATGGCTGTGGGTATGGCCCGTTTTGATATGGCCCGTTTCGGAGCAGAGGTGTTCCGTCCTTCCGCACGTCAGGCAGACTTAATGATTGTGGCTGGGACGGTGACCAAGAAAATGGCTCCTGCTGTTGTGCGTCTTTATGAGCAGATGCCTGCTCCCAAATGGGTGCTTGCTCTTGGTAACTGTGCAATCTCAGGTGGCCCTTTCAAGTTTAAGGGGCAGTACGGAATAGTTGAAGGCGTGGATAATCTTATTCCGGTAGATGTTTATGTTCCCGGATGTCCGCCGCGCCCGGAAGCATTGCTTGAAGGGTTGTTCCAGATTCAGGAAAAGGTGACCGGAAAACGCTGGTGGCCTGTGCCTGAGGATTTAGAGAAGGAGCGTGCCTTATGATGGGTGATAATTTAAGTCTCCCGGTTACCCCGCTTATGATCGGCAAGGGAAGTGTTCAAACCTCCGGGGTAACCATGAATGTCTTCCTGACTGCCGATGATATTGAACAGGCGGCCGGTGCCATGCTCAAACAAGCCTACCATCTGGAAAACATAGACGCCATTGATGTAGCCGAAGGTTTTCTGATCTCCTACCATTATGCCCATTTCACCAAACCGGGACGCATTGCTCACCGGGTGCTGGTCTGTCGTGATGAAGCTGAATTGCCGTCTATCTCTTCCATCTATCAGGGAGCGGACTGGCATGAGCGTGAGTGTTACGATTTTCACGGCGTGAAGTTTACCGGACATCCCAATCTGCTGCCCCTGTTACTTGATCCCGAAACTCCTAACGGAGTGCTGCTTAAAGATGATAAGAGCCGCAAGCCGTTGCGCGAGATCCTTAATCCCGGTGAAATTATCTTCAAAGGTGAAGGCTTTACTCTCTTCGATGAAGAGCAACCGGAACCGGAAGAGGGGGTAGAATCATGAATACATTTCCTGAAGGTGATTTCTACACCAATCATTTTGAAAAGGGTGCAGACGAGCATACCATGATTCTGAACATGGGACCGCAGCATCCTTCAACCCACGGTGTTCTGCGGGTCATCCTTGAACTGGATGGTGAATATATCGTTCGAGCCGAGCCTGTACTTGGTTATCTGCACCGTATGCATGAAAAGATGGCCGAGGTAAAAACATGGGTTCAGTTCATTCCCAACATGGGGCGTGTTGATTATCTGCATCCACTGGCATGGAACCATGCTTATGTCGGCGCGGTGGAAAAACTGGCCGGGATTGAGGTGCCTGAGCGGGCCGAATACATCCGGGTAATTCTTACTGAGCTGAATCGTATTTCTTCACACCTGCTCTGGTGGGGCGCATATCTTCTGGACCTCGGCGCATTTACTCCGATTATGTACGGCTTTGATGACCGTGAAATCCTCATGGATATGATGCAGAAGGCAACCGGAGCACGGTTGACCTATAGCAATTTCCGTTTCGGCGGGGTGGTTCATGACCTTGATGACGGTTTCGCGGACAAGTGTACAGAGTTCATCAAACGTCTTCGTGACCGTTTGCCCATGTACAAGGATCTGGTCACCGATAACATCATCCTGCGTAAACGTATTGAGGAAATCGGCTACATGGATGTTGATATGTGTAACCGCTACGGCGCGACCGGTCCTCTGATTCGTGGTGCAGGCGTTGAGCATGATACCCGCAGGGCTGAACCTTATTCAATCTATGATCGTTTCGATTGGAAGGTTCCGGTTTATTACGAAGCTGATGCCATGGCTCGTTACATGGTGCGCATGGAAGAGATCGAGCAAAGCCTGAACATTGTGGAGCAGGCCCTCGAGCAGATTCCTGAAGGTGAGCACATCATCAAGAAGGCTCCCAAGCCAACGTGGAAGGCTCCGGCAGGTGAAGCGTACTTCAGTACTGAAGGTGCGCGTGGCAAGGTCGGAATCCATATTGTCAGTGACGGCAGCAAAACCCCGTACCGGATCAAACTCCGTGCGCCGGGATTCTCCAACCTGTCCCTGTTTGCTGAATGTGCACAGGGAACAATGCTGGCAGATGCGGTTGCGATTTTAGGCAGCTTGGACATGGTAATCCCGGAAATCGACAGGTAGTCAGGAGCTTCATATGTCTCAAATTCCTGTAGAACTCGTTAAATTAATCATCGCACTGGTGGCGATTGCCGCTTTTGTGGGATTGAACGGGCTGGTGCTGGTTTACCTTGAACGTAAGGTGGCCGGATTCGTACAGCGCAGGCCCGGACCTTATGAAGTCGGTCCGCAGGGACTGCTGCAGCCTCTGGCCGATGCCGTAAAGCTTATCGGTAAACAGCTTTTCACCCCCAGCGGTGCGGACAAATTGTTGTTCTGGATGGCTCCCATTCTATCCTTCCTGCCCGTACTTTTACTTTTCCTGCCTATTCCTTTCGGTCCTGTTGCTACCGGGATGGAAATGGACCTCGGCCTGTTGCTCATTCTGGCTTTCGCAGGTCTGAATGTTCTCGCCCTGTGTCTGGCTGGGTGGGGGTCGAACAACAAATGGGGAATTCTAGGTGCGGCAAGGGCGGTGGCTCAGTCCGTAGCTTATGAAATCCCGTTGCTTCTCTCAGTGCTGGCTGTTGCCTTCATGACCGGAAGCCTGAACCTTACCACAGTGGTCGAGGGGCAGGGCGGCTGGCCGTGGCAGTGGAATGCAGTAGTGCAGCCGTTGGCTTTCATCATTTATTTTGTCAGCGCGCTTGGTGAAACCAACCGCGCTCCCTTTGACCTTCCTGAAGCGGAAAGTGAACTGACCGCCGGATTCCATACTGAATATTCGGGCATGGGTTTCGGGCTGTTCTTCCTTGCTGAATACGCCAACATGATCGTGGTTTGTTCTGTTGCTGCGGCCCTGTTTCTCGGCGGCTGGCAGGGACCTTTCTTTGACGGTGCATGGTG contains the following coding sequences:
- a CDS encoding transglutaminase domain-containing protein, with the translated sequence MISLKYVSHILAAICLCTSLCACSTKNYQDQFSPYSASIKTILATSGNNRAELENFISRYDENPQKRQAAQFLIANLPPSDRAALSAKELAENLDFAFLARESTKWGKNISWNDFLHYVLPHRVSQEKATSWRKLFFNELLPLVAECESMEEAVLAVNRWCFSKTGFKSTQRWDQNPLMTINRGWGRCEEAVILAVCALRSVGIPARQAMVPAWQHSNDNHTWTEVQVDGKWHYIESANPDYGLDHAWFSGSVRMAPLVVSYAYGNTTSADFPILGRSFGCTLINTTARYAPASRTEVLVVDSKGKPLPGTRVFFSVLNYASFRPVAAKTTDAEGKVKITLGPGSVLLSAANGDNSAYSGSIWIPGKQTGRTPIILRMQPDNKPEGTISFKFAYQDTLKIPTPPKNSEGAKKVEFDSIKNRRLQRLTGMKTSAETALPDSASDIAKSGLNTPQILRAIATCPPSNRDSLLKSISILPVADLLTVKATELIENAEFSDRSRKEAESTGLKYPDNIFEQYVLNPRIIYEQQSNWRKRLHHKFNLTKVGGMEKLLKRLDKLNTEISSVNKGVLGDTLSPVQVLDTLKTSSITEICILNTAILRSAGIPARFLDELGWVEFYDGELWKPFYPQLTNQIGNANATAESKAFYSNWQRIKFNLPYFKKIKRNPQYFKDFSVSKLIDKNRFQIIEKTIQGKMNPENKTWEISTPQGEYYLISVQRNHQNEPTISVHKIGK
- a CDS encoding iron-sulfur cluster biosynthesis family protein, which codes for MLKITEKAKEVLDQHFEDKDKEPIRIYIASACSGTRLALGIDSAKEGDETINLEGYDFVVDEELLAQAKPMVIDLSPMGIEISSSLVFEEENGCGGGCSGCGCG
- a CDS encoding AraC family transcriptional regulator, translating into MTKHNEKLTFNELENLPEAVLIEAREIANRFPRHVHSSYIFILIDQGERKVSINSQTYSYCAGEMCILPPGTSHSCESICKNGFGPHSYRALCVNPSYLQNLAEEISGKACSAPHFNPAIAYKGFGRTSFDELFSLLKTTGTSLEKQTALNNFLYHALEHFSTTRIIPEATGPQQEALIRVKEFIDTNFKDKITLNVLAETACLSQFHLQKLFVKKFGLSPQEHLTSCRIYEAKARIQSGETLIEAALNSGFSDQSHFSRHFKKVIGISPGRFLRENR
- a CDS encoding cupin domain-containing protein, yielding MTSEEFPILAANGTIETTTDSIQCSNLDWNPHPAFEGVYLKHLITGDKTAGQLSCHIVRIDPGCTLETHIHENQWELHEIIGGNGDASLADKSTPYHPGKSAVIPQGKEHSVKAGPEGLTLLAKFFPALI
- a CDS encoding OsmC family protein codes for the protein MMNNEIKIEFGPGQKLSAVSDDYCIDVDMPVSEGGEGSAPEPTHLFLASLATCAAHYARKFCEARSLPMEGLGLKVRYQYNEEGNQIAKFTYELSIPDGFPEKYKAALLRALDLCPIKKLLMSPPAFQLEIV
- a CDS encoding YkgJ family cysteine cluster protein, which translates into the protein MNLFEYLEYKFRKWRLKRKRQTVIIRGSCKMCGNCCRSICLHAGGKWLKNEKQFLKAVDEDELLSRFEICGKTEEGYLKFSCTSLTDNGTCNDYENRPQLCRNFPNPTIFMQFGELPAGCGFRMSTETDFEKILQDALHDDEKIKSGHIPEKK
- a CDS encoding GtrA family protein yields the protein MAEQTNSPNKTGKLFSVWDIKGTIRFLRYTCVGGGTFLFDLALLYLFTDGFNWSPVFSAGLAFLIAVSLNYIISRRLVFKGTTREFKQGYLGFLLIAGTGLIIVTGGMFLMVDILHWQYIISRILISLITGLWNYILNLYVNFRVAGKHLP
- a CDS encoding two-component system response regulator, translating into MENSLKILLVDDNAVNLTLLERLLKDEGAELHKAMEGEEAIGLCREHDFALILLDVQMPGMDGYETARKIKEIESCCLVPIIFLTAIYKDPAYARMGYEAGAVDFLTQPIDPPTLRGKVGVFLELKRQKDRLEREIAQRIKTEKALRAAEEKYRNIFERAVEGIFRSTLDGNFEEINPALARILGYDTPEEAVKKAHTDILYKNPADRKVFLKKLMQEKSLNDYELRFRRKDGSVIWVSESCRLFEEGGEFYIEGVVEDITHRKMCELELQEKATLDALTGIPNRYLFFDRLEKSVANAGRYGEKLALLFIDLNDFKRVNDQYGHHAGDMVLAKVAARLKSRLRSADTFARLGGDEFCVLLERPSDRESIARVADDFINCLTEPFEFDDVQCSIGASIGISIYPENGVEPEGLVKKADQAMYRVKEQKDRKYCFYS
- a CDS encoding NADH-quinone oxidoreductase subunit A, whose translation is MVFTWLQFAIFMFLIGGLLFAGGPLILSALVHPRAKGGDMGMSYECGMKPHGRAWNQFGISYYVYALLFLAFDVDVLYLFPVSVWYPHTDGMFYFIEVAGFLSVLAIAIIYFWKKGVFTWPRKIS
- a CDS encoding NADH-quinone oxidoreductase subunit B yields the protein MAEKNLLTPGGHVVEDGLVRLELAEDAMNICRSMSLWPMTFGLACCAIEMMAVGMARFDMARFGAEVFRPSARQADLMIVAGTVTKKMAPAVVRLYEQMPAPKWVLALGNCAISGGPFKFKGQYGIVEGVDNLIPVDVYVPGCPPRPEALLEGLFQIQEKVTGKRWWPVPEDLEKERAL
- a CDS encoding NADH-quinone oxidoreductase subunit C yields the protein MMGDNLSLPVTPLMIGKGSVQTSGVTMNVFLTADDIEQAAGAMLKQAYHLENIDAIDVAEGFLISYHYAHFTKPGRIAHRVLVCRDEAELPSISSIYQGADWHERECYDFHGVKFTGHPNLLPLLLDPETPNGVLLKDDKSRKPLREILNPGEIIFKGEGFTLFDEEQPEPEEGVES
- a CDS encoding NADH-quinone oxidoreductase subunit D: MNTFPEGDFYTNHFEKGADEHTMILNMGPQHPSTHGVLRVILELDGEYIVRAEPVLGYLHRMHEKMAEVKTWVQFIPNMGRVDYLHPLAWNHAYVGAVEKLAGIEVPERAEYIRVILTELNRISSHLLWWGAYLLDLGAFTPIMYGFDDREILMDMMQKATGARLTYSNFRFGGVVHDLDDGFADKCTEFIKRLRDRLPMYKDLVTDNIILRKRIEEIGYMDVDMCNRYGATGPLIRGAGVEHDTRRAEPYSIYDRFDWKVPVYYEADAMARYMVRMEEIEQSLNIVEQALEQIPEGEHIIKKAPKPTWKAPAGEAYFSTEGARGKVGIHIVSDGSKTPYRIKLRAPGFSNLSLFAECAQGTMLADAVAILGSLDMVIPEIDR
- the nuoH gene encoding NADH-quinone oxidoreductase subunit NuoH: MSQIPVELVKLIIALVAIAAFVGLNGLVLVYLERKVAGFVQRRPGPYEVGPQGLLQPLADAVKLIGKQLFTPSGADKLLFWMAPILSFLPVLLLFLPIPFGPVATGMEMDLGLLLILAFAGLNVLALCLAGWGSNNKWGILGAARAVAQSVAYEIPLLLSVLAVAFMTGSLNLTTVVEGQGGWPWQWNAVVQPLAFIIYFVSALGETNRAPFDLPEAESELTAGFHTEYSGMGFGLFFLAEYANMIVVCSVAAALFLGGWQGPFFDGAWWFLVKVYILLLVMIWLRWTYPRVRFDQLLNINWKWLMPLALLNLFITAFVMKL